The Blastococcus sp. HT6-4 genome window below encodes:
- a CDS encoding riboflavin synthase, translating to MFTGIVEEVGTLAGRQDQGDSAVLSIRARTVLQDVSLGDSIAVNGVCLTVTGVRPDADGGGVWTTDVMAETLRRSSLDSVTDGAPVNLERAVSPHTRLGGHMVQGHVDGVGRIASRTPAEHWEVVRIALPAALAHYVVEKGSIAVDGVSLTVSAVSAVADPDPWFEVSLIPTTLRETTLGARATGDPINLEVDVIAKYVERLLEARR from the coding sequence GTGTTCACCGGCATCGTCGAAGAGGTGGGCACCCTGGCCGGACGGCAGGACCAGGGCGATTCCGCCGTCCTGAGCATCCGCGCCCGCACCGTCCTGCAGGACGTCTCGCTGGGCGACTCCATCGCGGTCAACGGCGTCTGCCTCACCGTCACCGGCGTGCGGCCCGACGCCGACGGCGGCGGTGTCTGGACCACCGACGTCATGGCCGAGACCCTGCGCCGCAGCAGCCTCGACTCGGTCACCGACGGAGCGCCGGTCAACCTCGAGCGCGCCGTCAGCCCGCACACCCGGCTCGGCGGGCACATGGTGCAGGGGCACGTCGACGGCGTCGGCCGGATCGCCTCCCGCACCCCGGCCGAGCACTGGGAGGTCGTGCGCATCGCCCTCCCGGCCGCGCTGGCCCACTACGTCGTCGAGAAGGGCTCCATCGCCGTCGACGGCGTCTCGCTGACCGTGAGCGCGGTCAGCGCCGTGGCCGACCCCGACCCCTGGTTCGAGGTCAGCCTCATCCCCACCACCCTCCGCGAGACCACGCTCGGCGCGCGCGCCACGGGGGACCCCATCAACCTGGAGGTCGACGTGATCGCCAAGTACGTGGAACGGCTGCTGGAGGCGCGTCGATGA
- a CDS encoding helix-turn-helix domain-containing protein gives MGLTVEEALGLPVLAGATVTAGATGLGRVLRHMVVDDPAEPLAAAGPDVLVVLGARLPPADPASCRALVDRLDAAGTAALAYRRSDGPAPLPAEVLAEADRRGLPVLALPPGARLDEIVSAVLGAVVAKQGQALALSSRMDDEFIGVALSGGGLAEVTQRLAVMLEGAAVLGLGPDRDVVTSAGPADDVAEISDWLWLLDAAADDALAELAPSRRLSGVRADQTVVTPADVLADADLSPADGILLVPGHHELPGGVGEYAVAPIMAGDQRHGWLVAVHRTGAMMLGAGGVLERAAVIAALSVIRLQAVHSVELRFQGDLVRRLVGGSVGHTQRTLAYTRSFGWRLDGPVAVLVTATETVADAAADPTRALDVLDRLADGWRAALESEVAGAAVAGLATEIVTLLPLDGRTPEELSALVSAVTSRVNGRLRRVGRLLGTGIGRPADSLAELAEAHRQAQRALGVGQEIHGPSVVTHFDQLGVFRLLSLIPDSSELRSYVDEVLGPLADATDADSADLRETLRVLLETNLNVAESARRLHFHYNTMRYRIGKLERLLGSFTTDPTLRLNLLLALHAARMRGLDQPHRPPAEGGLALPSDDGFDALV, from the coding sequence ATGGGGCTGACCGTCGAGGAGGCCCTCGGGCTGCCGGTCCTGGCCGGTGCCACGGTCACCGCCGGTGCCACAGGCCTGGGACGGGTCCTCCGCCACATGGTCGTCGACGACCCCGCCGAGCCGCTGGCCGCCGCGGGCCCGGACGTCCTCGTCGTGCTCGGTGCCCGGCTGCCGCCGGCCGACCCGGCCAGCTGCCGGGCCCTGGTCGACCGCCTCGACGCCGCGGGCACCGCCGCCCTGGCCTACCGGCGCTCCGACGGGCCGGCGCCGCTGCCCGCCGAGGTGCTCGCCGAGGCCGACCGCCGGGGGCTGCCCGTGCTGGCGCTGCCCCCCGGCGCCCGGCTCGACGAGATCGTCTCCGCGGTCCTGGGCGCCGTCGTCGCCAAGCAGGGCCAGGCGCTGGCGCTCTCCTCGCGCATGGACGACGAGTTCATCGGCGTGGCTCTCTCCGGCGGCGGGCTGGCCGAGGTCACCCAGCGCCTCGCGGTGATGCTCGAGGGCGCCGCCGTGCTCGGCCTGGGCCCCGACCGGGACGTGGTCACCAGCGCCGGCCCCGCCGACGACGTCGCGGAGATCAGCGACTGGCTCTGGCTGCTGGACGCGGCCGCCGACGACGCGCTGGCCGAGCTCGCGCCGTCGCGCCGGCTCTCCGGCGTCCGTGCCGACCAGACCGTCGTCACGCCGGCCGACGTGCTCGCCGACGCCGATCTCTCCCCGGCGGACGGCATCCTGCTCGTGCCCGGCCACCACGAGCTGCCCGGCGGGGTGGGGGAGTACGCGGTCGCCCCCATCATGGCCGGTGACCAGCGGCACGGGTGGCTGGTCGCGGTCCACCGCACGGGCGCCATGATGCTCGGCGCCGGCGGCGTGCTCGAGCGGGCCGCGGTCATCGCCGCGCTGTCGGTGATCCGGCTGCAGGCGGTCCACTCGGTGGAGCTCCGGTTCCAGGGCGACCTGGTCCGCCGGCTGGTCGGCGGCTCGGTCGGCCACACCCAGCGGACGCTGGCCTACACCCGTTCGTTCGGCTGGCGGCTCGACGGGCCGGTGGCGGTCCTGGTCACCGCCACCGAGACCGTCGCCGACGCCGCGGCCGACCCGACGAGGGCGCTGGACGTCCTCGACCGGCTCGCCGACGGCTGGCGGGCGGCGCTCGAGTCGGAGGTGGCGGGCGCCGCCGTCGCCGGCCTGGCCACCGAGATCGTCACGCTGCTGCCCCTCGACGGCCGGACACCGGAGGAGCTGTCGGCCCTCGTGTCGGCGGTGACGTCACGGGTCAACGGCCGGCTGCGCCGGGTGGGTCGCCTCCTCGGTACCGGGATCGGCCGTCCGGCGGACTCGCTGGCCGAGCTCGCCGAGGCGCACCGGCAGGCGCAGCGGGCGCTGGGCGTGGGGCAGGAGATCCACGGGCCCTCGGTGGTCACCCACTTCGACCAGCTCGGGGTCTTCCGGCTGCTGTCGCTGATCCCCGACAGCTCCGAGCTGCGTTCCTACGTCGACGAGGTGCTCGGCCCGCTGGCCGACGCGACCGACGCCGACTCCGCCGACCTGCGGGAGACGCTCCGGGTGCTGCTGGAGACGAACCTCAACGTCGCCGAGTCGGCCCGTCGGCTGCACTTCCACTACAACACCATGCGGTACCGCATCGGGAAGCTGGAGCGCCTCCTGGGGTCCTTCACCACCGACCCGACGTTGCGGCTGAACCTGCTGCTGGCCCTGCACGCCGCCCGCATGCGCGGCCTGGACCAGCCGCACCGGCCGCCGGCGGAGGGGGGGCTGGCGCTCCCGTCCGACGACGGGTTCGACGCGCTGGTCTGA
- the ribH gene encoding 6,7-dimethyl-8-ribityllumazine synthase, with product MSGAGAPQVGAVDAAGLTLGIVATTWHAELTESLLARAVAAAEASGIPAPTVVRAPGAVELPVVAQALAERHDAVVALGVVVRGGTPHFEYVCDAVTAGLTRVSLDAGKPVGNGVLTCDTEEQARDRAGLPGSAEDKGWEAAIAALATALTLREIRGTQRPTGFSVIPAGQEARP from the coding sequence ATGAGCGGGGCGGGTGCGCCGCAGGTCGGCGCGGTGGACGCCGCCGGGCTGACACTGGGCATCGTCGCGACCACCTGGCACGCCGAGCTCACCGAGTCGCTGCTGGCCCGCGCCGTGGCGGCCGCGGAGGCCAGCGGCATCCCGGCGCCCACGGTCGTCCGCGCGCCGGGCGCGGTCGAGCTGCCCGTCGTCGCGCAGGCCCTGGCCGAGCGGCACGACGCGGTCGTCGCGCTCGGCGTCGTCGTCCGCGGTGGCACGCCGCACTTCGAGTACGTCTGCGACGCCGTGACGGCGGGGCTCACCCGGGTGTCGCTCGACGCCGGCAAGCCGGTCGGCAACGGCGTGCTCACCTGCGACACCGAGGAGCAGGCCCGCGACCGCGCCGGGCTCCCCGGATCGGCGGAGGACAAGGGCTGGGAGGCGGCGATCGCCGCCCTGGCCACCGCTCTCACGCTGCGCGAGATCCGGGGGACGCAGCGGCCGACCGGCTTCTCCGTGATCCCCGCCGGCCAGGAGGCCCGTCCGTGA
- a CDS encoding SDR family NAD(P)-dependent oxidoreductase: protein MTQAERPLAGKVALVTGASSGIGEATAIALAEAGAAVAVGARRKDRLDALTARMRDGGATVLPLDLDVTDERACGDAVARTRQELGGLDVLVNNAGVMLLGTIAGADPEDWRRMVQTNVMGVMYMTHAAIDGMLDQGSGDVVNMSSVAGRTARKGAGVYNASKWAVNAFSESLRQEVTGRGVRISLVEPGAVTTELTSHITQPEAKAASERMHASMRALHADDIARAVVYVVTQPPHVAVNEVLVRPTDQER from the coding sequence ATGACCCAGGCAGAACGTCCGCTCGCCGGCAAGGTGGCACTCGTGACCGGGGCGTCGTCGGGCATCGGGGAGGCGACGGCGATCGCCCTGGCCGAGGCCGGCGCGGCCGTCGCCGTCGGGGCCCGGCGCAAGGACCGGCTCGACGCCCTCACCGCCCGGATGCGGGACGGCGGGGCGACGGTGCTGCCGCTCGATCTCGACGTCACCGACGAGCGGGCGTGCGGCGACGCCGTGGCCCGCACCCGGCAGGAGCTGGGCGGCCTGGACGTCCTGGTCAACAACGCCGGCGTCATGCTGCTGGGCACGATCGCCGGTGCGGATCCCGAGGACTGGCGCCGGATGGTCCAGACCAACGTCATGGGCGTCATGTACATGACCCACGCCGCGATCGACGGCATGCTCGACCAGGGCTCCGGCGACGTCGTGAACATGTCGAGCGTGGCCGGCCGGACCGCGCGCAAGGGGGCCGGGGTCTACAACGCCAGCAAGTGGGCGGTGAACGCCTTCAGCGAGTCGCTGCGCCAGGAGGTGACCGGCCGGGGCGTGCGGATCTCGCTCGTCGAACCCGGAGCGGTCACCACCGAGCTGACCTCGCACATCACCCAGCCCGAGGCGAAGGCCGCCTCGGAGAGGATGCACGCGAGCATGCGGGCGCTGCACGCCGACGACATCGCCCGCGCCGTCGTCTACGTGGTCACCCAGCCGCCGCACGTGGCGGTCAACGAGGTCCTCGTCCGCCCCACGGACCAGGAGCGCTGA
- a CDS encoding DUF5995 family protein — protein sequence MAADVEALVARMEDLGRTLAAGRDPARHFLGTYLRTTRAVGVALDDGVFEDVPWVTAWDVDFAGLYLDALEAHRRDPRSAPAPWRLAFGADPALPPEAHVLLGMNAHINYDLPQSLLRAIPPADFLDAEILARRHRDHGRIDGVLAARVAEEDLALERSGGRRTRLDRVLAPVNRTASRLFLRESRRTVWRNTRALHAARLDGDAAYAHRLAELERASAARVGDLLRPGPVLVRLAVHGFGVPLR from the coding sequence GTGGCCGCGGACGTGGAGGCGCTCGTCGCGCGGATGGAGGACCTGGGCCGCACGCTCGCAGCCGGGCGCGACCCCGCCCGGCACTTCCTCGGCACCTACCTGCGCACCACTCGGGCGGTGGGCGTTGCCCTGGACGACGGGGTGTTCGAAGACGTCCCGTGGGTGACCGCGTGGGATGTGGACTTCGCCGGCCTGTACCTCGACGCGCTGGAGGCGCACCGGCGGGACCCGCGGTCGGCGCCCGCGCCGTGGCGGCTGGCCTTCGGGGCGGACCCGGCGCTGCCCCCGGAGGCGCACGTGCTGCTGGGGATGAACGCGCACATCAACTACGACCTGCCGCAGTCGCTGCTGCGGGCCATCCCGCCGGCGGACTTCCTCGATGCGGAGATCCTGGCCCGCCGGCACCGCGACCACGGGCGGATCGACGGCGTGCTGGCCGCGCGCGTGGCCGAGGAGGACCTCGCGCTCGAACGCTCCGGCGGCCGGCGCACCCGCCTGGACCGGGTGCTCGCACCGGTGAACCGCACCGCCAGCCGGCTCTTCCTGCGGGAGTCGCGGCGCACGGTGTGGCGGAACACCCGGGCGCTGCACGCCGCACGGCTGGACGGCGACGCCGCCTACGCCCACCGGCTGGCCGAACTGGAGCGAGCGAGCGCGGCCCGGGTCGGCGACCTGCTGCGGCCGGGGCCGGTGCTCGTCCGGCTCGCCGTCCACGGCTTCGGCGTCCCCCTTCGCTGA
- a CDS encoding DUF2877 domain-containing protein: MSAIDDTTVRTGPSDGAALRGRAAPAGVSTIPLPRDSVRAAARPAGPATAASAVPAAASTGVADLLRGPVRPARVLLSGPAAVYVQVVGERGGGDVVGVMTSDAARLPLGCILFRPSNGRPLVGLPPGAPAEVGGGRIVVGDLAVSAAAWWDPRPRLPGGRPALLPEGVRQLRTTLYGEGMPHSAFTLPGLPTGPGGPLAALRGAVRRADLEAALRTATRLVGLGPGLTPAGDDVMAGTMAGLVLLGHPAAERFAAGVCSLAAGRTTELSRALLRHAAAGRVSGEYAAVLRGLVGERPLAPAIERLLATGATSGRAMALGLCTAIDLVDRTARTR, from the coding sequence ATGAGCGCGATCGACGACACCACAGTCCGGACCGGCCCGAGCGACGGCGCAGCACTGCGCGGCCGGGCAGCACCCGCGGGCGTGTCGACCATCCCGCTCCCCCGCGACTCGGTCCGCGCCGCGGCCCGCCCGGCCGGGCCCGCGACGGCGGCCTCCGCCGTCCCCGCCGCGGCCAGCACCGGCGTGGCCGATCTGCTGCGGGGCCCGGTGCGCCCCGCCCGCGTGCTGCTCTCCGGCCCCGCCGCCGTCTACGTGCAGGTGGTCGGTGAGCGCGGCGGCGGGGACGTCGTCGGTGTCATGACCAGCGACGCCGCCCGGCTGCCGCTGGGATGCATCCTCTTCCGTCCGAGCAACGGCCGGCCGCTGGTCGGGTTGCCGCCCGGCGCACCGGCCGAGGTGGGCGGCGGGCGGATCGTCGTCGGTGACCTCGCGGTCAGCGCGGCCGCCTGGTGGGACCCGCGCCCCCGCCTCCCCGGTGGGCGTCCCGCGCTGCTGCCCGAGGGCGTCCGGCAGCTGCGCACGACGCTCTACGGCGAGGGGATGCCGCACAGCGCGTTCACCCTGCCCGGCCTGCCCACCGGTCCCGGGGGGCCGCTCGCGGCCCTGCGCGGGGCGGTGCGCCGGGCCGATCTGGAGGCGGCGCTGCGCACCGCCACCCGGCTGGTCGGCCTCGGCCCCGGTCTCACCCCGGCCGGTGACGACGTCATGGCCGGCACGATGGCCGGGCTCGTGCTGCTCGGGCACCCCGCCGCGGAGCGGTTCGCCGCGGGCGTGTGCTCCCTCGCCGCCGGTCGCACCACCGAGCTGTCCCGGGCCCTGCTCCGGCACGCGGCCGCGGGCCGGGTGAGCGGCGAGTACGCCGCGGTGCTGCGCGGCCTGGTCGGCGAACGCCCGCTCGCACCGGCGATCGAGCGGCTGCTGGCCACCGGCGCCACGAGCGGCCGGGCGATGGCACTGGGGCTGTGCACGGCGATCGACCTCGTGGACCGCACCGCGCGGACGCGCTGA
- a CDS encoding UDP-N-acetylglucosamine 1-carboxyvinyltransferase, with protein sequence MTLTDLPTDDAMRRIGALVRDARRHRGLTQQQLAERLSTSQSAIARIEQGSQNLTLEFLGRLSAALDSELISLGPAPAGPAHLRVTGGRPLRGRVVVKSSKNAAVALLCAALLNRGRTTLRNVSRIVEVERILDVLRSIGVEATWDEHGHDLTLVVPDELDLGGIDADAARRTRSIIMFLGPLLHRARSFRLPYAGGCDLGTRTVQPHMIALRPFGLEVEAHAGEYQATVEGPAAAHRTIVLTERGDTVTENALLAAARADGTTTIRNASSNYMVQDLCLYLQLLGVEVEGLGTTTLVVRGRPVLEADVDYTISEDPVEAMSLLTAGIVTCSELTVARAPVEFLEVELAVLAEMGLRYELSPEYLADNGHTRLADITIHPSDLKAPIDKIHPMPFPGLNIDNLPFFAVIAAQAQGATLIHDWVYDNRAIHLSDLTRLGADVRLLDPHRVLVSGPTRWSSAEVVCPPALRPAVCILLAMLAAKGTSVLRNVDIIARGYEQLYERLVEMGADIEVFRD encoded by the coding sequence GTGACGCTGACCGACCTGCCCACCGATGATGCGATGCGCCGGATCGGAGCTCTCGTCCGCGACGCCCGCCGCCACCGCGGGCTCACCCAGCAGCAGCTCGCCGAGCGACTCAGCACCAGCCAGAGCGCGATCGCCCGCATCGAGCAGGGCAGCCAGAACCTGACGCTGGAGTTCCTGGGCCGGCTCTCCGCGGCCCTGGACAGCGAGCTGATCAGCCTCGGCCCGGCTCCCGCGGGCCCCGCGCACCTGCGCGTCACCGGCGGGCGGCCGCTGCGCGGCCGGGTCGTGGTGAAGTCGTCGAAGAACGCCGCCGTCGCCCTGCTCTGCGCCGCGCTGCTCAACCGCGGCCGCACCACGCTGCGCAACGTCTCCCGGATCGTGGAGGTGGAACGCATCCTCGACGTGCTGCGCTCCATCGGCGTCGAGGCCACCTGGGACGAGCACGGCCACGACCTCACCCTCGTCGTCCCCGACGAGCTGGACCTCGGTGGCATCGACGCCGACGCCGCGCGGCGCACCCGCAGCATCATCATGTTCCTGGGACCGCTGCTGCACCGTGCCCGCAGCTTCCGGCTGCCCTACGCCGGCGGCTGCGACCTCGGCACCCGGACCGTGCAGCCGCACATGATCGCGCTGCGGCCCTTCGGCCTCGAGGTCGAGGCGCACGCCGGGGAGTACCAGGCCACCGTCGAGGGGCCCGCCGCCGCCCACCGCACGATCGTGCTCACCGAGCGGGGGGACACGGTCACCGAGAACGCGCTGCTGGCCGCCGCACGGGCCGACGGCACGACGACGATCCGCAACGCCAGCTCCAACTACATGGTGCAGGACCTCTGCCTGTACCTGCAGCTGCTCGGCGTCGAGGTCGAGGGCCTCGGGACGACGACCCTCGTCGTCCGCGGCCGCCCGGTGCTGGAGGCCGACGTCGACTACACGATCAGCGAGGACCCGGTCGAGGCGATGAGCCTGCTCACCGCCGGGATCGTCACCTGCTCCGAGCTGACCGTGGCCCGCGCCCCGGTGGAGTTCCTCGAGGTCGAGCTGGCGGTGCTGGCCGAGATGGGGCTCCGCTACGAGCTGTCGCCGGAGTACCTGGCCGACAACGGCCACACCCGGCTGGCCGACATCACGATCCACCCGTCGGACCTCAAGGCGCCGATCGACAAGATCCACCCGATGCCGTTCCCCGGCCTCAACATCGACAACCTTCCCTTCTTCGCCGTGATCGCCGCCCAGGCCCAGGGGGCGACGCTGATCCACGACTGGGTCTACGACAACCGGGCGATCCACCTCTCCGACCTCACCCGGCTCGGGGCCGACGTGCGCCTGCTGGACCCGCACCGGGTGCTGGTCAGCGGCCCGACCCGGTGGTCCAGCGCCGAGGTGGTGTGCCCACCGGCGTTGCGGCCGGCCGTGTGCATCCTGCTCGCGATGCTGGCGGCCAAGGGGACCTCGGTGCTGCGCAACGTCGACATCATCGCCCGCGGCTACGAGCAGCTCTACGAACGGCTCGTGGAGATGGGCGCCGACATCGAGGTCTTCCGCGACTGA
- a CDS encoding phosphoribosyl-ATP diphosphatase yields MKTFDQLFAELAAKVADGDPASGTVTAVRDGVHAAGKKVVEEAAESWMAAEHESADRTAEEISQLLYRVQVLMLARGLTLDDVYAHL; encoded by the coding sequence GTGAAGACCTTCGACCAGCTGTTCGCCGAGCTCGCCGCCAAGGTGGCCGACGGCGATCCGGCCTCCGGCACCGTCACCGCCGTGCGCGACGGCGTCCACGCCGCTGGCAAGAAGGTCGTCGAGGAGGCCGCCGAGTCCTGGATGGCCGCCGAGCACGAGAGTGCCGACCGCACCGCGGAGGAGATCAGCCAGCTCCTCTACCGGGTGCAGGTGCTCATGCTGGCCCGGGGCCTGACGCTCGACGACGTCTACGCTCACCTCTGA
- a CDS encoding SSI family serine proteinase inhibitor: protein MRRLLPLVLLALVAALGGCATGDDGWPAPGAVGGSPTTPADGGAGSGVARAENDLRIEVDLGDGSPPQTWTLTCDGSAEGSHPQAEAACEHLRGMSEPFAPVPEDAVCTQQYGGPQTARITGQWAAEPVDLELSRENGCTIAQWDSLGPVLPVPVGIQPLA, encoded by the coding sequence ATGCGACGGTTGCTGCCCCTCGTCCTGCTGGCCCTGGTCGCCGCGCTCGGCGGGTGCGCGACGGGTGACGACGGCTGGCCGGCTCCGGGCGCGGTCGGCGGCTCCCCGACGACGCCGGCCGACGGCGGTGCGGGCTCCGGCGTCGCCCGGGCCGAGAACGACCTGCGGATCGAGGTGGACCTCGGCGACGGCTCCCCGCCGCAGACCTGGACGCTCACCTGCGACGGATCGGCCGAGGGGAGCCACCCGCAGGCGGAGGCCGCCTGCGAGCACCTGCGCGGGATGAGCGAACCGTTCGCGCCGGTGCCCGAGGACGCCGTGTGCACCCAGCAGTACGGCGGCCCGCAGACCGCGCGGATCACCGGGCAGTGGGCGGCCGAACCGGTGGACCTGGAACTGTCCCGCGAGAACGGCTGCACGATCGCCCAGTGGGACTCCCTCGGGCCGGTGCTCCCCGTGCCGGTGGGCATCCAGCCCCTGGCCTGA
- a CDS encoding bifunctional 3,4-dihydroxy-2-butanone-4-phosphate synthase/GTP cyclohydrolase II translates to MSAPATRLDSIETALAAIKSGKPVVVVDDEDRENEGDLIFAAELATPELVAFMVRYTSGYVCVAVTEADADRLDLPPMHRVNQDRLGTAYTVTVDAREGVTTGISAADRAHTIRTLAAADTTSADLARPGHVVPLRARDGGVLRRPGHTEAAVDLALLAGLRPSGVLCEIVSEKDPIGMARSEELRVFADEHDLCLISIADLIAYRKRFDKLVERVAEAIVPLAPGTFTAVGYSSSYDEREHVAFVYGDIGDGEDVLVRVHSECLTGDVFGSLRCDCGPQLQAALAAVAQEGRGVVLYIRGHEGRGIGLLHKLQAYQLQDMGVDTVDANLDLGLPADARDYGTGAQILVDLGIHTMRLLTNNPAKRAGLEGYGLRVLGRVPLPSHVTAENLGYLRTKRDRMGHLLDIIEPETESGPADAPGATTVPGTDVPLGQDEQPA, encoded by the coding sequence ATGAGCGCGCCCGCCACCCGGCTGGACTCCATCGAGACCGCCCTCGCCGCGATCAAGAGCGGCAAGCCGGTCGTCGTCGTCGACGACGAGGACCGCGAGAACGAGGGCGACCTGATCTTCGCCGCCGAGCTCGCCACCCCGGAACTGGTCGCGTTCATGGTCCGGTACACCTCCGGCTACGTCTGCGTGGCCGTCACCGAGGCCGACGCCGACCGGCTGGACCTGCCGCCGATGCACCGGGTGAACCAGGACCGCCTGGGCACCGCCTACACCGTCACCGTGGACGCCCGAGAGGGCGTCACCACGGGCATCTCCGCGGCCGACCGCGCGCACACCATCCGCACGCTCGCCGCGGCGGACACCACGTCGGCCGACCTCGCCCGGCCCGGGCACGTCGTGCCGCTGCGGGCGCGCGACGGCGGCGTCCTGCGCCGGCCGGGCCACACCGAGGCCGCCGTCGACCTCGCGCTGCTGGCCGGGCTGCGCCCGTCGGGCGTGCTCTGCGAGATCGTGAGCGAGAAGGACCCGATCGGCATGGCCCGCAGCGAGGAGCTGCGGGTGTTCGCCGACGAGCACGACCTCTGCCTGATCTCCATCGCCGACCTGATCGCCTACCGCAAGCGGTTCGACAAGCTCGTGGAGCGGGTGGCGGAGGCGATCGTGCCGCTGGCCCCGGGCACCTTCACCGCCGTCGGGTACAGCAGCTCCTACGACGAGCGCGAGCACGTGGCCTTCGTCTACGGCGACATCGGTGACGGCGAGGACGTGCTGGTGCGCGTGCACTCCGAGTGCCTCACCGGCGACGTCTTCGGCTCGCTGCGCTGCGACTGCGGCCCCCAGCTGCAGGCCGCGCTGGCCGCCGTCGCCCAGGAGGGCCGCGGCGTCGTGCTCTACATCCGCGGGCACGAGGGCCGGGGGATCGGCCTGCTGCACAAGCTGCAGGCCTACCAGCTGCAGGACATGGGCGTCGACACCGTCGACGCCAACCTCGACCTCGGCCTGCCCGCCGACGCGCGCGACTACGGCACCGGTGCGCAGATCCTCGTCGACCTGGGCATCCACACCATGCGGCTGCTTACCAACAACCCGGCCAAGCGCGCCGGGCTGGAGGGCTACGGGCTGCGCGTGCTCGGCCGGGTGCCCCTGCCCAGCCACGTGACCGCGGAGAACCTGGGCTACCTGCGGACCAAGCGGGACCGCATGGGCCACCTGCTCGACATCATCGAGCCGGAGACCGAGTCGGGTCCGGCCGACGCACCGGGCGCGACCACGGTGCCGGGCACCGATGTGCCCCTCGGCCAGGACGAGCAGCCGGCATGA
- the hisG gene encoding ATP phosphoribosyltransferase, whose amino-acid sequence MLRIAVPNKGVLSEPAAEMLAESGYRQRRSTKDLAVFDPENDTEFFYLRPRDIAVYVAAGTLDVGITGRDMLLETAPADGEGPAAVEVMPLGFGHSSFRFASPVESGIERVDQLAGKRIATAYPVLLQRFLDDAGISAGVVKLDGAVETACRLGVADAVCDVVETGTTLRAAGLHIIGDPVLSSEAVLVRREGAEEIPAVAQLRRRLRGVLVARQYVMLDYDCPNELLEKATAMTPGIEGPTVSPLQTPGWSAVRAMVSRTETNRVMDELWDLGARAILVTSIHASRV is encoded by the coding sequence GTGCTGCGCATCGCCGTGCCCAACAAGGGCGTCCTGAGCGAGCCGGCGGCGGAGATGCTCGCCGAGAGCGGCTACCGCCAGCGCCGCAGCACCAAGGACCTCGCGGTCTTCGACCCGGAGAACGACACCGAGTTCTTCTACCTCCGGCCGCGGGACATCGCGGTGTACGTGGCCGCCGGCACGCTGGACGTCGGCATCACCGGTCGGGACATGCTCCTGGAGACCGCGCCGGCCGACGGCGAGGGGCCGGCCGCCGTCGAGGTCATGCCGCTGGGCTTCGGGCACTCGTCGTTCCGCTTCGCCAGCCCGGTGGAGTCGGGCATCGAGCGGGTCGACCAGCTGGCCGGCAAGCGCATCGCCACCGCCTACCCGGTGCTGCTGCAGCGCTTCCTGGACGACGCCGGCATCTCCGCGGGCGTGGTCAAGCTCGACGGCGCGGTGGAGACCGCCTGCCGGCTGGGCGTGGCCGACGCCGTCTGCGACGTCGTGGAGACCGGCACCACGCTGCGCGCCGCGGGGCTGCACATCATCGGCGACCCGGTGCTCAGCAGCGAGGCGGTGCTGGTCCGCCGGGAGGGCGCCGAGGAGATCCCGGCCGTCGCCCAGCTGCGCCGCCGGCTGCGCGGCGTCCTGGTGGCCCGGCAGTACGTGATGCTCGACTACGACTGCCCCAACGAGCTGCTGGAGAAGGCCACCGCGATGACCCCCGGCATCGAGGGCCCCACGGTCAGCCCGCTGCAGACCCCGGGGTGGTCGGCGGTGCGTGCGATGGTCTCCCGCACCGAGACCAACCGGGTGATGGACGAGCTCTGGGACCTGGGGGCCCGCGCCATCCTGGTCACGAGCATCCACGCCTCGCGGGTCTGA